A genomic region of Mugil cephalus isolate CIBA_MC_2020 chromosome 5, CIBA_Mcephalus_1.1, whole genome shotgun sequence contains the following coding sequences:
- the ankhd1 gene encoding ankyrin repeat and KH domain-containing protein 1 isoform X3: protein MQDAVAGTAMLTDGFEDEIDSVTPRSPVAGMGVGATPGGVGLGGIGIGVGGKKVRLYGEPGGPAAERLDFKLAAAAVLSSGPGSGSDEDEVSEVESFILDQEDLDNPIMKTASELLLSSATDGVDLRTVDPETQARLEALLEAAGIGKLSTADGKAFADPEVLRRLTSSVSCALDEAAAALTRMRAENTLNAGQADNRSLAEACSDGDVNAVRKLLDEGRSVNEHTEEGESLLCLACSAGYYELAQVLLAMHANVEDRGIKGDITPLMAAASGGYVDIVKLLLVHGADVNAQSSTGNTALTYACAGGFVDVVKVLLKEGANIEDHNENGHTPLMEAASAGHVEVARVLLEYGAGINTHSNEFKESALTLACYKGHLDMVRFLLEAGADQEHKTDEMHTALMEACMSQDGHVEVARLLLDSGAQVNMPADSFESPLTLAACGGHVELAALLIERGANLEEVNDEGYTPLMEAAREGHEEMVALLLAQGANINAQTEETQETALTLACCGGFLEVADFLIKAGADIELGCSTPLMEAAQEGHLELVKYLLAAGANVHATTATGDTALTYACENGHTDVADVLLQAGANLEHESEGGRTPLMKAARAGHLCTVQFLISKGANVNRATANNDHTVVSLACAGGHLAVVELLLAHGADPTHRLKDGSTMLIEAAKGGHTNVVSYLLDYPNNILSVPAPDLSQLTPPSQDASQVPRVPFQALAMVVPPQEPDRAPSNIATPPPVSKGMSKQRQAALQPGVPSSVGRGPEAEPLPPFHLCQPLECIVEETEGKLNELGQRISAIEKAQLQSLELIQGEPLTKDKIEELKKSREEQVQKKKKILKELQKVERQLQLKTQQQFTKEYMEAKGLKEEQEPGQSQGPGPGPGTTVSAPGPLTTIPGAQVHTGSDTDEEANKDGEQEEQPEEEGEEEEEDDDEEEGSEEEADGEEDDYQKLPQVGTILYRDGPQPPQQPPLPPSPQTQPQPPPPPLQAAFVPIQPLPDYNPADYPGSTSPELQRVLVGQQMLGQQQQGQQLAGLGPGMIPQQAPDGLMVATPAQTLTDTLDDIMAAVSSRVPMLNTTNSPTPLSQTPTQTSANIASPPSVLPLYPSVDIDAHTESNHDTALTLACAGGHEELVSVLIARGANIEHRDKKGFTPLILAATAGHVGVVEVLLDKGGDIEAQSERTKDTPLSLACSGGRQEVVELLLLRGANKEHRNVSDYTPLSLAASGGYVNIIKILLNAGAEINSRTGSKLGISPLMLAAMNGHVPAVKLLLDMGSDINAQIETNRNTALTLACFQGRAEVVSLLLDRKANVEHRAKTGLTPLMEAASGGYAEVGRVLLDKGADVNAPPVPSSRDTALTIAADKGHYKFCELLINRGAHIDVRNKKGNTPLWLAANGGHFDVVQLLVHASADVDAADNRKITPLMAAFRKGHVKVVQYLVKEVNQFPSDIECMRYIATIADKELLKKCHQCMETIVKAKDQQAAEANKNASILLKELDLEKSREESKKQALAAKREKRKEKRKKKKEEQKRKQEEEEGQKTKEESCEMQEQKEDSAEETEVPIDPPSATTTTTIGISATSTTFTTAFGKKRASVATTPSTNRKNKKNKTKDSAPNEPIILQDPQVALAQHKADKNKIHGEPRGGGGGVTGGNSDSDPLDSTDCASESSSSGGKSQELNYLPDLTSSASSSSSSSSSSSSSSAPSSGAPQALMAGPEKRHCPQLQTDGKVDNKVTVSISKPTQKAPDSSDSTSNSLPSPFKTMALPVTSPNSKLSLTSPKRNQKREEGWKEVVRRSKKLSVPASVVSRIMGRGGCNITAIQDVTGAHIDVDKQKDKNGERMITIRGGTESTRYAVQLINALIQDPAKELEDLIPRNHIRAPGSKTASATFPSTTGATSGSTTGPKALSSLVTSTGVSFQSSSSASSSSSQAGGKIGKGLSSNVRQPFPVSLPLAYAHPQLALLAAQTIHQIRHPRLPMAQFGGTFSPAASTWGPFPVRPVSPGSANSSPKHNGGTNSAGVQARPNSTHSEHSNAASSGVPVTTTNTATTSAPNTSAAAGSPQTPNSTPYNPQPSVPTPSSVRKQLFAPDPKPSGGVTPVSAAASSGSNTARGAGSPAHHSSTTTTANAPQQLIGSASQPPIQPTKTEPTTAAPTGKDKPSLAVESQSVSVSDGINSVGFTAPAMALVPKPEPRQQLPPPPSSVPSTEAPPPLLTQQPNSHLPTAPPPVLSHNVAHPNNTVPHFSAPAPRVSHRMQPSGPYYSLSEQQQTQQQQQSVFVPFSAQQEPPKQTQNQTSQQTSLPPQAQTQGQAPGSLQVSANLGMINGSQMQHVANAGKPQQIPPNFGPAGLFNFSSIFDNNNQVGNSQVWGACHLPARSPPEQSYSAPPAYMNIGQMENMMPPPPPDSSKAPGFRSTSQRMVNSPIALTSYATSISGSPVYLHGHGGVGTPSFSRQHFSPHPWSASTSGESPVPPPSTVSSSALSTSAVAPPPQPKPGSSSQQDRKVPPPIGTERLARIRQTGTVNPPLLTTSYTASVGQGGIWSFGVGSGSEAMSGWSQPLMSSHMMHPQLQAEQSAFSQHQPMEQDDTGIANPANNYHQPQHLPNSYMDFPKGMPMSMYGGTMLPPHPPMAEGPGMYNGLHAGDPAWSPIIKVVPNNADSSDPQQQVWPGTWAPHVGNVHLNHVN, encoded by the exons ATGCAGGATGCAGTAGCCGGGACGGCAATGCTGACGGACGGCTTCGAGGACGAGATTGACTCGGTGACTCCTCGCTCCCCAGTGGCAGGGATGGGGGTAGGAGCGACACCAGGAGGAGTCGGACTAGGGGGCATCGGGATTGGTGTAGGTGGAAAGAAAGTGCGTTTGTACGGCGAACCCGGCGGGCCTGCCGCAGAAAGACTGGATTTCAAACTAGCGGCCGCGGCCGTCCTCTCCTCGGGTCCGGGATCCGGCAGCGACGAAGACGAGGTTTCAGAG GTGGAGTCGTTCATTTTGGACCAGGAGGACCTGGATAACCCCATCATGAAGACGGCGTCAGAGTTGCTTTTGTCCAGCGCCACAGACGGAGTAGATCTGAGGACGGTCGATCCAGAGACACAGGCCCGACTTGAAGCTTTGCTGGAAGCTGCAG GCATCGGTAAACTGTCCACTGCCGATGGTAAAGCTTTTGCAGACCCCGAGGTGCTCCGCCGCCTGACGTCATCTGTAAGTTGTGCCCTGGACGAGGCCGCGGCCGCCCTGACCCGAATGAGAGCTGAGAACACGCTCAACGCCGGCCAAGCCGACAA CCGTAGTTTAGCAGAGGCGTGCTCGGATGGGGATGTCAACGCGGTGCGCAAACTGCTGGATGAGGGACGGAGCGTCAACGAACACACGGAGGAAGGGGAGAGCCTGCTGTGCCTCGCCTGCTCGGCCGGCTACTACGAACTCGCACAG GTTTTGTTGGCCATGCATGCAAATGTGGAGGACCGGGGCATCAAGGGAGACATAACACCGCTcatggctgctgccagtggAGGTTACGTGGACATTGTCAAACTGCTTCTGGTCCACGGGGCAGATGTCAACGCACAGTCCTCTACAG GCAACACGGCTCTGACGTACGCATGTGCCGGTGGCTTCGTGGACGTGGTGAAGGTTCTTCTGAAAGAGGGTGCAAACATAGAGGACCACAATGAGAACGGACACACACCTCTCATGGAGGCGGCCAGTGCGGGCCATGTGGAAGTGGCCAGGGTGCTGCTGGAGTACGGCGCAGGCATCAACACACACTCCAATGAGTTCAAGGAGAGCGCGCTCACGCTTGCCTGCTACAAAG GTCACTTGGACATGGTGCGTTTTCTGTTGGAGGCTGGAGCAGACCAGGAACATAAAACAGATGAGATGCACACAGCACTAATGGAGGCGTGCATG TCCCAGGACGGCCATGTGGAGGTGGCACGGCTGCTGTTGGACAGCGGCGCGCAGGTCAACATGCCAGCCGATTCGTTCGAGTCGCCCCTTACCCTCGCAGCCTGTGGAGGACACGTGGAGCTGGCAGCCTTGCTCATAGAGAGAGGAGCCAACCTGGAGGAG GTCAATGATGAGGGCTACACCCCTCTGATGGAGGCAGCTAGAGAAGGCCACGAAGAAATGGTAGCACTGCTGCTGGCACAAG GTGCTAACATCAACGCACAGACGGAGGAGACGCAGGAGACCGCCTTGACTCTAGCATGTTGTGGGGGCTTCTTAGAAGTGGCTGACTTCCTCATCAAGGCAGGCGCAGACATTGAGTTGGGCTGCTCGACTCCTCTGATGGAAGCTGCGCAGGAAGGCCATCTGGAGCTGGTCAAATACCTGCTGGCTGCAG GAGCAAACGTTCACGCCACCACAGCAACAGGTGACACAGCATTGACGTATGCGTGTGAGAACGGACACACTGACGTGGCGGATGTGCTGCTGCAGGCCGGAGCCAACTTG GAGCACGAGTCTGAAGGAGGGCGGACGCCCTTGATGAAGGCGGCAAGGGCAGGACATCTCTGTACAGTGCAGTTTCTTATCAGCAAAG GTGCTAATGTGAACAGAGCTACTGCCAATAACGATCACACAGTGGTGTCTCTGGCCTGTGCTGGAGGACATCTGGCTGTGGTGGAGTTGCTGCTGGCACATGGGGCGGATCCTACGCACAGACTCAAA GATGGTTCAACCATGTTGATAGAAGCTGCTAAGGGTGGCCACACCAATGTGGTGTCCTACCTGTTGGACTAccccaacaacatcctgtctgTCCCAGCCCCTGACCTTTCCCAGCTCACTCCCCCGTCACAAGATGCCTCTCAG GTTCCTCGTGTCCCATTCCAAGCTCTCGCCATGGTCGTTCCCCCTCAAGAGCCCGACAGAGCCCCGTCAAACATCGCTACGCCTCCACCCGTCTCCAAAG GCATGTCCAAACAGAGACAGGCAGCCCTTCAGCCTGGTGTCCCCAGCTCAGTTGGCCGGGGGCCTGAGGCAGAGCCTCTGCCACCCTTCCACTTGTGCCAGCCTCTAGAGTGCATtgtggaggagacagagggaaagcTGAATGAACTGGGCCAGAGAATTAGCGCCATTGAGAAGGCCCAGCTACAGTCGCTAGAGCTCATTCAGGGGGAGCCGCTCACCAAAGACAAGAttgaggagctgaagaagagcagagaggagcag gtgcagaagaagaagaaaatcttgAAGGAGCTGCAGAAGGTTGAGCGCCAGCTGCAGttgaaaacacagcaacagtTCACCAAAGAGTACATGGAGGCAAAGGGCTTAAAGGAAGAGCAGGAGCCTGGACAAAGccagggaccaggaccgggGCCTGGAACTACAGTGTCTGCTCCAGGACCCCTTACCACTATCCCGGGTGCTCAAGTGCACACTGGCTCTGACACGGATGAAGAGGCCAACAAGGATGGGGAGCAAGAAGAGCAGCcagaagaggaaggggaagag gaagaggaagatgatgatgaagaggagggttCAGAGGAAGAGGCAGACGGAGAGGAGGACGACTACCAGAAGCTTCCTCAGGTGGGCACGATCCTCTACAGGGATGGGCCACAGCCGCCACAGCAGCCCCCTCTGCCCCCTTCACCACAGACTCAGCCCCAGCCTCCCCCTCCGCCTCTTCAGGCTGCTTTCGTCCCCATCCAGCCCCTGCCGGACTACAACCCCGCGGACTACCCGGGCAGCACCAGCCCGGAGCTGCAGAGGGTACTGGTGGGGCAGCAGATGTtgggccagcagcagcagggtcaGCAGCTGGCTGGGTTAGGCCCAGGAATGATACCTCAGCAGGCTCCAGATGGGCTCATGGTAGCTACACCTGCACAGACGCTCACAGACACACTGGATGACATCATGGCAG CTGTGAGCAGTCGCGTGCCCATGCTGAACACTACAAATTCACCCACTCCCCTGTCCCAGACACCCACACAGACGTCCGCAAACATCGCTTCTCCCCCCTCGGTCCTGCCCCTCTACCCCTCTGTTGACATAGATGCACAT ACGGAGAGTAACCATGACACAGCGCTGACGCTGGCGTGTGCAGGAGGACACGAGGAGCTCGTATCGGTCCTGATCGCACGGGGAGCCAACATTGAGCACCGGGACAAGAAAG GTTTTACTCCTTTGATCCTGGCTGCCACTGCTGGCCACGTAGGAGTGGTTGAGGTGCTCCTGGACAAAGGGGGTGACATTGAGGCTCAGTCAGAGAGAACCAAAGACACACCCCTCTCCTTGGCCTGCTCTGGGGGACGCCAAGAG GTTGTGgagttgctgctgctgcgggGAGCCAACAAGGAACACCGCAATGTTTCAGACTACACGCCTCTTAGCCTGGCTGCTTCTGGGGGTTACGTCAACATCATCAAGATACTCCTCAACGCCGGAGCGGAGATCAACTCCAG GACTGGCAGTAAGCTGGGAATCTCTCCTCTCATGCTGGCAGCTATGAATGGTCATGTGCCAGCAGTGAAGCTGTTGCTGGACATGGGCTCCGACATCAACGCCCAGATTGAGACCAACAGAAACACGGCTCTGACCCTAGCCTGCTTTCAGGGCCGGGCCGAGGTTGTCAGCCTTCTGCTAGATCGCAAGGCCAACGTGGAGCATCGCGCTAAG ACTGGTCTCACTCCTCTGATGGAGGCGGCCTCGGGAGGTTACGCAGAGGTGGGCCGGGTACTGTTGGACAAAGGTGCTGATGTCAACGCTCCTCCTGTTCCTTCATCCCGAGACACTGCCCTCACCATCGCTGCCGACAAAGGCCACTACAAGTTCTGTGAGCTGCTTATCAACAG GGGTGCTCATATTGATGTACGAAACAAGAAAGGGAACACTCCCCTTTGGCTGGCAGCGAACGGTGGTCACTTCGACGTGGTCCAGCTCCTGGTGCATGCTTCGGCCGATGTGGACGCAGCCGACAACCGCAAGATCACCCCTCTTATGGCGGCTTTTCGCAAG GGTCACGTGAAGGTGGTGCAGTATCTTGTGAAGGAGGTCAACCAGTTCCCGTCAGATATTGAGTGCATGAGATATATCGCCACCATCGCTGACAAG GAGCTGTTAAAGAAGTGCCACCAGTGCATGGAGACTATCGTCAAAGCTAAAGACCAGCAGGCAGCCGAGGCCAACAAGAACGCTAGTATTCTCCTCAAGGAGCTCGACTTGGAGAAG TCCCGAGAGGAGAGCAAGAAGCAGGCCTTGGCTGCGAAGCgtgagaagagaaaggagaaacgcaagaagaagaaggaggagcagaagaggaaacaggaggaagaggaggggcaGAAAACCAAGGAGGAGTCCTGTGAGATgcaggagcagaaggaggattCAGCCGAAG aaaCAGAGGTTCCTATTGACCCTCCAAGTGcaactaccaccaccaccattggTATATCTGCCACCTCCACCACTTTCACTACAGCTTTTGGTAAGAAGCGAGCGAGTGTGGCCACTACCCCGAGCACCAATCGtaagaacaaaaagaacaagactAAGGATTCAGCGCCCAACGAACCCATCATATTACAGGACCCACAG gtTGCACTAGCACAGCACAAGGCTGACAAGAACAAGATCCACGGTGAACCGAGGGGCGGTGGCGGGGGAGTGACGGGCGGCAACAGCGACTCCGACCCCTTGGATAGCACCGACTGTGCTagtgagagcagcagcagcggtggcaAGAGTCAGGAGCTCAACTACCTCCCTGACCTCAcctcctcggcctcctcctcctcttcttcttcctcctcatcctcctcctcttcagccCCCTCCTCAGGAGCGCCCCAGGCCCTCATGGCCGGCCCAGAGAAGAGACACTGTCCTCAGCTGCAGACTGACGGCAAAGTGGACAATAAGGTCACAGTCTCCATCTCAAAACCAACGCAAAA AGCTCCAGATTCAAGCgactccacctccaactccttACCCTCTCCATTCAAGACCATGGCTCTTCCCGTCACCTCACCCAACAGTAAACTCAGCCTCACAAGTCCAAAGAGAAAccagaagagagaagagggttGGAAGGAAGTCGTCAGAAG ATCAAAGAAGCTGTCTGTGCCAGCCTCCGTCGTGTCTCGGATCATGGGTCGAGGGGGCTGCAACATCACAGCCATCCAGGACGTGACAGGAGCTCACATTGATGTGGACAAACAGAAGGACAAGAACGGAGAGAGGATGATCACCATAAG AGGTGGCACCGAGTCTACAAGGTATGCAGTCCAGCTGATCAACGCTCTAATTCAAGACCCGGCCAAAGAGCTTGAAGATCTGATTCCCCGCAATCACATCAGAGCCCCCGGCTCTAAAACCGCCTCCGCTACCTTCCCCAGTACCACGGGGGCGACGAGTGGTTCGACCACTGGGCCAAAGGCTCTAAGCTCGTTGGTCACGTCCACAGGCGTCTCGTTCCAGTCCTCCTCATCCgcgtcttcatcctcctctcagGCCGGGGGAAAGATCGGAAAGGGGCTGTCGTCAAACGTCAGACAGCCTTTCCCGGTCTCTCTGCCCCTGGCGTACGCCCACCCTCAGCTGGCTCTGCTGGCCGCCCAGACCATTCACCAGATAAGACACCCTCGCCTACCCATGGCGCAGTTCGGCGGCACCTTCTCTCCCGCCGCCAGCACGTGGGGACCCTTCCCCGTGCGCCCCGTGAGTCCCGGCAGTGCTAACAGCTCCCCGAAACACAACGGAGGAACCAACAGCGCTGGAGTCCAGGCCAGGCCCAACTCGACCCACAGCGAGCACAGCAACGCGGCCAGCTCAGGAGTCCCGGTCACGACAACCAACACCGCCACCACCAGTGCTCCTAACACATCCGCAGCTGCAGGCTCGCCTCAGACCCCCAATTCTACTCCCTATAACCCTCAGCCCAGCGTCCCCACACCTTCTTCTGTCAGAAAACAGCTCTTCGCGCCCGACCCCAAGCCCAGTGGTGGTGTCACCCCTGTGTCTGCTGCCGCTTCTAGCGGCAGCAACACAGCACGAGGCGCGGGTTCTCCTGCACATCACAGTTCCACTACAACTACAGCTAATGCCCCTCAGCAGCTAATCGGATCTGCTTCACAGCCCCCCATCCAACCAACTAAAACAGAGCCCACTACTGCTGCCCCTACTGGAAAAGACAAGCCCTCTCTAGCCGTAGAGAGCCAGTCTGTCTCCGTCAGTGACGGCATCAACTCTGTTGGTTTCACTGCCCCCGCCATGGCTTTAGTTCCCAAGCCAGAGCCCCGGCAGCAGTtacctccccctccctcctctgtgccatccacagaggctccgcctcccctcctcacccaACAGCCCAACTCCCACCTTCCCACGGCACCTCCTCCCGTCCTCTCACACAATGTTGCACATCCCAACAACACTGTTCCTCACTTCTCAGCCCCGGCGCCCAGAGTCTCTCATCGTATGCAGCCATCAGGGCCTTACTATTCCctttctgagcagcagcagacgcagcagcaacagcagtcCGTGTTTGTGCCCTTCAGTGCTCAGCAAGAACcaccaaaacaaacccaaaaccaGACTTCCCAGCAAACAAGTTTGCCTCCGCAAGCCCAGACCCAAGGTCAAGCCCCAGGCTCTCTTCAGGTCTCTGCTAATTTGGGGATGATTAACGGTTCCCAAATGCAGCATGTCGCCAACGCAGGCAAGCCTCAGCAGATCCCCCCCAACTTCGGTCCTGCAGGTCTCTTCAATTTCAGCAGTATCTTTGATAACAATAACCAG GTGGGAAACAGTCAGGTGTGGGGTGCATGTCACTTACCTGCTCGATCACCACCCGAGCAGTCGTACTCGGCCCCACCAGCTTACATGAACATCGGGCAGATGGAGAATATGAtgcctccgcctcctccagaCAGCTCCAAAGCCCCGGGCTTCAGATCCACGTCCCAGAGGATGGTCAACAGTCCCATCG CTTTGACCAGCTATGCCACCAGCATCTCTGGCAGCCCGGTGTATCTGCACGGTCACGGAGGAGTTGGCACGCCCTCGTTCAGCAGACAGCACTTTTCCCCTCACCCATGGAGTGCGTCCACGTCCG GTGAATCTCCTGTCCCGCCTCCCTCCACGGTGTCATCCTCTGCCCTCTCCACCTCGGCTGTAGCCCCGCCTCCCCAGCCCAAGCCGGGCAGCTCCTCGCAGCAGGACCGGAAGGTCCCGCCACCCATCGGCACAGAGCGGCTGGCCAGGATCAGGCAGACGGGGACCGTGAACCCACCTCTCCTCACGACCAGCTACACAGCATCGGTTGGACAGGGAGGCATTTGGTCGTTTGGGGTTGGCAGCGGTTCAG AGGCCATGTCTGGGTGGTCCCAGCCCCTGATGAGCAGTCACATGATGCACCCGCAGCTGCAGGCAGAGCAGTCAGCCTTCTCTCAGCACCAGCCCATGGAGCAGGATGACACAGGCATCGCAAACCCTGCTAACAACTACCACCAGCCGCAGCATTTGCCCAACAGTTACATGGACTTCCCAAAG GGAATGCCTATGTCGATGTACGGAGGAACCATGCTGCCCCCTCATCCTCCCATGGCAGAGGGTCCGGGCATGTACAATGGTTTGCACGCTGGCGACCCTGCATGGAGCCCCATCATCAAAGTGGTCCCAAACAATGCGGATAGCTCTGACCCACAACAGCAG GTGTGGCCTGGTACCTGGGCACCCCACGTGGGCAACGTGCACCTGAACCACGTCAACTAG